The genome window CCGTAGGGAAAGCACCTGGTTGAATAATAGCTACATCAACCCCTAAAGGTCTTAATTCATAATGCAAGCCTTCGCTTAAACCTTCCAAAGCAAACTTTGAAGCACTGTATACTACAGAAAAAGGAGAGGAAAATCTGCCATATCCGCTTGAAACGTTAATAATTAAGCCTTCTGATTGTTTACGCATAAACGGTAATGCTAACTTTACCAATCTCCATGGCGCGAAGACATTGATATCAAACATCCGCTGCACATCTTCAGTGGTAGAACTTTCGGCTACACCGAACATCGCGGCACCGGCATTGTTTACCAAAACGTCAATCGTTCCTTCTTTTGCGATGATCGCGTCAATAGCGTTTTTTATACTTGTTTCATCAGTTAGTGACACATCCAAAACAATAACATTTTCTACCTGTGCCAAGGCTTTTGCTTTGTCAGCATTTTTACCTTCGGTATCCCTAATGGTAGCATAAACTTTATGCCCTAAGGCCGCAACGGACTTGGCGGCAAGCCATCCGAAACCGCTATTCGTTCCTGTAATTAAAACAACTTTTTTGCTCATTTTTTGTTATTTAAAATAATGATGCAAAGGTTGGTATCTAAAAATTGGAACCATTTACCATTTGGTAAAAAGCAATTTCAACGGATATTTTTTCTTATCCTGCTCAATGACTGTTGAGTGATCCCGAGGTAAGAGGCGATATGAGAAAGAGGAATACGATTGACAAGGCCAGGGAATTGTTCAATAAAAGATAAATAACGGGTGGTTGCATCTTCTGAAACTAATGGGCTCCTTCTTTCAATCGTTTTTAACAAACAATTTTTTTCTATCAGACCTTTTATAGCTTCCCAGCAAATAATTGTATTTCCGATCTCGTCCCAGTCTTTCTTTGAAAAAACAAGCAATCTACAATTGGTAACAGCCTGTATATACTCAGAAGCTACCACTTGTGCCTCAAACTTTTGCTGGTCCGAAACAAAATGATTCTCTTCACTGAATGAATGAGTGATCTCTTCGCCTTTGTTGTTGTAATAGCAGAAACGAATTACCCCTTCCAGAAGAAATCCAACTTGCCGGGGGATCTTTCCGGCTTCCGAAAAATATTCATCTTTATGAAGTTCCAGCGTTTTTGCTTTGCTCATAAGGAAATCTGTTTGCTGCTTATTCAGATTGCCAAACTTCAATATGTAATTGATAAACTCTTCCATAAGTTAAATATCGAATTTATTGCGGGCAGTTTATTTACCATTTGGTAAATAATACGGTCGGTCTTTTAACGATGTTTAGGTCTTTAAACTTGCAAAATTCCATTTTTCCATATTTTGATTGATGGGCTCGAACCAATTCTACTCAATATTTTAACGATCTGACAAATATTTATTGCTTTTGCCAAATCGAAATATCTTTCTAATAAAAAACACCACCAATTTTTCAATCGATGGTCTTTGCTCCAAAGGCCGGGATCGAACCGGCGACACGAAGTAGCGCATATTTACGGCACCTTAATATTTTAATTTCTTAAAAAGGGTAAAAAACAACAAGTGAAATACACCTTG of Mucilaginibacter xinganensis contains these proteins:
- a CDS encoding SDR family oxidoreductase, giving the protein MSKKVVLITGTNSGFGWLAAKSVAALGHKVYATIRDTEGKNADKAKALAQVENVIVLDVSLTDETSIKNAIDAIIAKEGTIDVLVNNAGAAMFGVAESSTTEDVQRMFDINVFAPWRLVKLALPFMRKQSEGLIINVSSGYGRFSSPFSVVYSASKFALEGLSEGLHYELRPLGVDVAIIQPGAFPTEMSQKMQVGSDASVADDYKVIADVPNKMFAAIGQMFETAKPDPQEVADAIVNLISLPKGQRPLRTVVDSSTGDITKRANDAVKVEFEKVLTAFGMEDLLV
- a CDS encoding Crp/Fnr family transcriptional regulator, translating into MEEFINYILKFGNLNKQQTDFLMSKAKTLELHKDEYFSEAGKIPRQVGFLLEGVIRFCYYNNKGEEITHSFSEENHFVSDQQKFEAQVVASEYIQAVTNCRLLVFSKKDWDEIGNTIICWEAIKGLIEKNCLLKTIERRSPLVSEDATTRYLSFIEQFPGLVNRIPLSHIASYLGITQQSLSRIRKNIR